A region from the Mycobacterium heidelbergense genome encodes:
- a CDS encoding methylated-DNA--[protein]-cysteine S-methyltransferase translates to MIHYRTIDSPIGPLTLAGRDSVLTNLRMVDQTYEPSRADWSPDPGAFGDAVEQLTAYFAGELSDFDLDLDLRGTEFQRRVWRALLTIPYGETRSYGEIAEQIGAPGSARAVGLANGHNPIAIVVPCHRVIGASGSLTGYGGGLERKRALLELERQRANLTLFD, encoded by the coding sequence ATGATCCACTACCGCACGATCGACAGCCCGATCGGACCGCTGACCCTGGCCGGGCGCGACTCGGTGCTGACGAATCTGCGGATGGTCGACCAGACCTACGAACCGAGCCGCGCCGACTGGTCGCCCGATCCGGGGGCGTTTGGCGACGCCGTCGAGCAACTCACCGCCTATTTCGCCGGCGAGCTCAGCGACTTCGACCTCGACCTCGACCTGCGCGGGACCGAATTCCAGCGGCGAGTGTGGAGGGCGCTGCTGACAATCCCGTACGGGGAAACCAGATCCTACGGGGAAATCGCCGAACAGATCGGCGCCCCGGGTTCCGCGCGCGCCGTGGGATTGGCCAACGGCCACAATCCCATCGCGATCGTCGTTCCCTGCCATCGCGTGATCGGGGCCAGCGGCAGCCTCACCGGCTACGGCGGCGGGCTCGAGCGAAAGCGGGCCCTGCTCGAACTGGAGAGGCAACGCGCGAATTTGACGCTATTCGACTGA